The Theobroma cacao cultivar B97-61/B2 chromosome 1, Criollo_cocoa_genome_V2, whole genome shotgun sequence genome contains the following window.
ctttatttaacttttaacagctaaaagaagaataaaatggaatttaattaaagatcgaattacatatatatatatatatatattgtatcaCACATgcatgatttaaatttaataaaaaatatgcaaagtcttttaaaaaaaataaaagaaatgcaaaACCACATTTTAtctgttggaaattaaaagcaatgaaaattaaaaataatgaataatatagttttaataataaaaaatttatatatctGTTGGATTTTTTGTACTCCTTATCATCTTGCTTTTCTTATTTATGATAATTGTTCATGGCCAATTGACAATTATTACCTGCAATTGGAACTTTCAAGGGATTGGTTCTAAAATGACAACACCAAGGGACCAATTATacatcaaataataataattagaaaaaaaaccaagatcatttatttttattttgggacAAGACAGCAAGATCAACTAGGATCTCCCAGGAAACACCCACAGGCAGGGCATGGGCAGCGGGGGGTGCTGGCTAAACACTGCAAAATGACCCGTGAATCTCATTTGATTGACTTTTGTCTCGTTGTCTGTGgcatcaaatatcaaaaccCTTTTTACCTTCACGTGCAGCCTTAGCTTATTCAGACAACCAGACAAGTCCCGTACCTATTTTATTAGTCACCCCACTCAAGATTTTCTGTTTCTCATCTTGCCCTCCACATCCACCAAAATCCTTAATCTCCCaatcttttaatattatttatttttttagtttttaaacgtatatattttttctatattatCCACGTTAGTTCATACTCTAATGTTGAGTTGTCATGGACCCATAGAACAAGACCTTGGATTTGCATGGTAGTTGGAATAGAAAATTATGGCTACAAATCCGTAGTTTTGGTTGGCATTTACTCCttgaatttatctttttttaattggcATTTAAGTGTGACgtttgaaatgatttattagttctctcttttgttttttttggaTTGTAAAATTGCACTTCTAAGTTAAATTGGTATATAAATGTTATCTATTAGTGGAATTTTTGTTTGCTAACATTTCTATCACTTagatatcaaaattataagtGATAGATCAATGTTTTAAAAGTGTTTGAACCGACAACTTTTTAGTGGTAGTAGTACCGCAAGGGTGGCCTGGGAGGGGTGGGGCATGGGGCAATGTTTCTATTTTCTAACATATCGCTCAAAAAAGTATCAACCTCTACTAAAGCATGCATAACATTATTCTATTAACTCTTTTCTGATTTAAAGGGTAACTATTGACTTTTTCATAGTTTCAAATATATGGGATTATGTTACGTATCAAGATAAGATAGAGGTATGAGATTCTTGATAAAGGTTTTTATTCTAATCCTACTTTATGAAGATTTATTtctcgttttttttttcaattattatatatctaaggaagataatatttttatcttaattaaataattcaaaatattaaaatcttaTCAAGAATTCCGCTTTATCTTGATTCTAAACCCGCAAACTCGAGAAAAACGCAGTTGAAGTGACGAAATGATCAACACTCCTAATTCCTAAAAGAACGGATAAAAaggggaagaaaagagagaaattaaAGAAGGGAAAGAAGAGAAGGGCATTTACgtcaaaacaaaaagaagagcaGGGAAGGGAGATTTGTCCTTGTCGTCGTAAGTCGTAATCACGAGCCTTTTATCTGGCGAATCGCGCCACCCTCCAGTTTCCTCCGATTTAGTAGCACTTTAACgttcatgtttttcttttctctttcttttatacTACTATATAAAATAACGACAATTATAAATTGAGAGCAACTTCgaagaaaacaaattaaatcaaatgcATTTGTGAAATATTCTGAGATTttctaaaaaagaaattctCTCTGCTAATTTTTTCTCCAATGGCCGCTAAATCGATCGAGCaggtgagattttttttatcagaAGTTCTTGATTTTGTTGAATGTGTAAGTCTTAgattcttttctgtttctttggTGAAATTGGAGCCGTTTtatggaaataaaaatttataattttggaTCAAGTGTCAagtttctttgattttgtgaaattGAAGTGTTTGCTAGATTTGCCGCCTGAGAAAATGTGGGGAAAGAGGAAGGatttttcacttcaaattTCTTGCATTTTCGCGTTTTCTTGGGAACTAGAGGGAATTacatttcattcattcatttttgtttctttttggggagtggaatttgcttacaatgGCATATGATTAGCTGATATTTCATGGCCGTTATGATCTAGTCTATGTTCCACTGCAtctattatttaaaaaaaatatgaattttacgTTTGGTAGCTGAGAAATTGTAGGAAAAGGAAGATATATTCACTTCAATTTCTTGCAATTTTCTTCAGTTTATTGCCCAAATGGaatagcatttttttttttaactatggCAATGATGACCCAAATTTTTTTGCATTGCCTAATTCCTATTTAAGATTCTAGTTATgttgatttcttttcttcatattgaaaaaagaaaagaaaaaaattcatcatCTCTCTAAATTGGTAAATCtgatttgttttttcctttaaattcTAATGTTAATGTCATCCACTATGAGTCTGAAGAAAATTCGAAACCACAGGCTTGACTTAGAATTGAATTTCAAAAGCTTCAGTATTACAATTTATTGATACCCACTTGTGCTTTCAGttgtctttcttctttgctatGTCATCTTTGTAGCTTTCTTTATCAGTTTGTTTTGCATGCTTTGTTTTAACGGGTAATTTACTTCCAGGAAAAACCATTCTTACCAGGGATGGTGGACGGAAGCACCAATTTACCAGTCAACATCTCATGCTTTGAGTTGATTAAACCTAGCTTTGATGAGACCCACCAGCATTGTTCTCTCGGTAACTATTTGAGTCAGATACCGAATTATCCAATTTCCTCAGTTTGATAGTTTAATGAATTCCTTTTATTGAGTTTTCAGATGTCTTGCCTATTCTAATCGAGGAGACTTCATTTCCAGTAAGAGAAAAATGCAGCTTAAAGACTTCAAATGTAAGTCCATTAGGAATCTGCTGCAGTCATTTTTTCCTCCccaataaaatcaattgtaTCCGCATGGTCTGAGAGggatgttttaaaattgacttGCTCAATTGAATAATCTAAAATCAACTTAACCAGTCACATCCTTCTTTAGCAGCCTGCATTGTTGTTAAGGAAATTCAAGCTGTTATTGATATTATATTTGCTCTAAAATGACAGGCATACACCTGCAAAAATGCCAGTCACATGTTAGTATCTCCTAATACACTCTTATAACCTGTTCTTAGCTGTGTAACCTTTTGATTGATAGACTAAAAAGACTTGCTTAGTAAATTTGGTACTGCTTGAGAATCAGTTTCTCCAGTAAAATTAAAGGTaaatactttttaaaaaaCCTGCATTTTGGCTCTGAGTTAATGCTCAATCTCTTAAGGCATCAGCGTGATCTCTTCAAACCCTCTCTCTTCCTCCTCTGTTTTCTTTCAATCATATCAGTTCATTACTAGAAGTGAAAATTCATGTAAACTGGAACTCAGATAAAGTGTACACAGCTGCTAGTCCATTGAGATAACCTCATGATGGAACATGTGTTGAACAGTTCAAATCTGTCTCATCCTGCTAGATTTAAGGCTTAAGTTTGGATTCCTCTTTTTGTCTTACATTTCATTTTTGGCTtctatttttgtaatttctaGACTTGATTCTTTCTAAACAATATTTCTGATCCCAATAATCTCTATTTAAAGGTTGGTTCAAATGTTTTGTTCTTTCCTCAAAATAAATTGCTTCAAAATGAGAATTGGGGAGTTATTTGAGTTGTTCTGTTTAATCTCTCTATACTTCTGTTTATTTGTCAGTTCCTTTGTGCAGGGCCAGGATGTCTATAGCATTTCTGTGTTGCCTGAGGAAGGAAACACGAGCCCAAAATGCACACCACAGTTAACTTTTTTGAGCCTTTTAGAagttcctttttcatctaaaaaCCAGATGTGTTTGGATGCGCAATTGAGTTGCCAGAACTGCATCGATTTGAAAGTGGATACTGAAGATGATTATTCATCTTGCATTCTGGATATAAACATTGAGAAAGAG
Protein-coding sequences here:
- the LOC18611564 gene encoding uncharacterized protein LOC18611564 isoform X1, translating into MAAKSIEQEKPFLPGMVDGSTNLPVNISCFELIKPSFDETHQHCSLDVLPILIEETSFPVREKCSLKTSNGQDVYSISVLPEEGNTSPKCTPQLTFLSLLEVPFSSKNQMCLDAQLSCQNCIDLKVDTEDDYSSCILDINIEKENSDILKSSNETVGNTKSEGVVTHLQKVLQRQASLVDKSSTERVHDAPTNRWRRYKRAASFDSRKIVLLFSILSSVGTLILIYLTLRVRQNGDGFNHV
- the LOC18611564 gene encoding uncharacterized protein LOC18611564 isoform X2 encodes the protein MVDGSTNLPVNISCFELIKPSFDETHQHCSLDVLPILIEETSFPVREKCSLKTSNGQDVYSISVLPEEGNTSPKCTPQLTFLSLLEVPFSSKNQMCLDAQLSCQNCIDLKVDTEDDYSSCILDINIEKENSDILKSSNETVGNTKSEGVVTHLQKVLQRQASLVDKSSTERVHDAPTNRWRRYKRAASFDSRKIVLLFSILSSVGTLILIYLTLRVRQNGDGFNHV